The following proteins are encoded in a genomic region of Brachypodium distachyon strain Bd21 chromosome 1, Brachypodium_distachyon_v3.0, whole genome shotgun sequence:
- the LOC112271916 gene encoding dirigent protein 11-like, which yields MAGTANPSSYYQSGRVTREVQHKEHLFHLYMFQHTENLPNANQKVIARPNPPHDFGLTIAIDWALRDGLGPNAKNVARAQGMALGSSIDGPKWLMCHNIVFTDERFKGSTLRVLGNIEEEDRGVWSIVGGTGEFSYAQGDFTYKYTEKPVNGIYTREVHIRVLCPTFVKLTPPNKVVSRHS from the exons ATGGCGGGCACGGCCAACCCTTCTTCGTATTACCAGAGTGGCCGTGTCACCCGAGAGGTGCAGCACAAGGAGCATCTCTTCCACTTATACATGTTCCAGCACACGGAGAACCTTCCAAATGCTAACCAGAAGGTCATAGCGCGCCCTAATCCTCCTCATGATTTTGGTCTGACCATCGCCATTGACTGGGCCCTGCGTGATGGTCTTGGCCCCAACGCGAAGAATGTCGCTCGAGCGCAAGGCATGGCCCTCGGATCTTCCATCGACGGCCCCAAATGGCTCATGTGTCACAACATTGTCTTCACCGATGAGAG GTTTAAGGGGTCGACTCTTAGAGTGCTAGGAAACatcgaagaagaagatagaGGTGTATGGTCGATCGTCGGTGGAACCGGAGAGTTTTCCTATGCACAAGGTGATTTCACCTACAAGTATACCGAGAAACCGGTGAATGGGATATATACCAGGGAGGTCCATATTCGTGTTTTGTGCCCCACATTCGTAAAGCTG ACACCTCCCAACAAGGTTGTGTCACGACATTCCTAG
- the LOC100834690 gene encoding uncharacterized methyltransferase At2g41040, chloroplastic: MDLAVRASAAAASSCSPYPTSLQHQQPPRARATHHLRRRRPGLTLPARRVVAAAAASIAVDPETNAERNDISEAEVFACPVCYEPLIRKGPPGINLPAIYRSGFKCSKCKKSFTSKDIFLDLTVTSGTKEYSELKPARTELFRSPLVSFLYERGWRQNFNRSGFPGLDEEFQMAQDYFQPVAGGILIDVSCGSGLFTRKFAKSGAYSAVVALDFSENMLRQCYEYIKQDDTPLNTNLALVRADISRLPFASCSIDAIHAGAAIHCWPSPSNAVAEISRVLRPGGVFVATTFLSTPTNSGPFSVGPLRPLRQIVGPVNSSYNFFTEAELEDLCKSCGLVNYSSKVQRSFIMFSGQKP, translated from the exons ATGGACCTCGCGGTGAGAGCGTCTGCCGCCGCGGCTTCCTCCTGCTCCCCCTACCCCACCTCgctccagcaccagcagcccccccgcgcgcgcgccactcaccacctccgccgccggcgccccggCCTCACACTGCCAGCTCGCCgggtcgtcgccgccgccgccgcgtccatcGCCGTGGACCCG GAAACCAACGCCGAGCGGAATGACATCTCAGAAGCTGAGGTGTTCGCGTGCCCTGTTTGCTATGAACCGTTGATCAGGAAAGGCCCTCCAGGCATAAACCT GCCAGCAATTTATAGGTCTGGATTCAAGTGTTCGAAATGCAAGAAGTCGTTCACCAGCAAAGACATCTTCTTGGACCTCACTGTCACCTCGGGAACAAAAGAGTACAGCGAGCTGAAGCCTGCTAGAACCGAGCTGTTCAGGAGCCCGCTCGTCTCGTTCCTTTACGAGAGAGGGTGGCGCCAAAACTTCAACCGGAGTGGCTTCCCTGGTCTTGATGAAGAG TTCCAAATGGCTCAAGATTATTTTCAACCGGTAGCTGGCGGTATACTCATCGATGTCAGCTGCGGCAGTGGCCTGTTTACAAGGAAGTTTGCAAAGTCTGGGGCATACTCAGCTGTGGTTGCTTTGGACTTCTCTGAGAATATGCTCCGCCAATGCTATGAATACATCAAGCAAGATGATACCCCCCTAAACAC GAACCTTGCACTCGTAAGGGCTGATATTTCGAGGCTCCCTTTTGCTTCATGTTCAATTGATGCCATTCACGCTGGAGCTGCTATCCACTGTTGGCCATCCCCTTCAAATGCG GTAGCTGAGATCAGCCGTGTGCTGAGGCCAGGCGGCGTCTTTGTGGCAACAACCTTCTTATCCACCCCCACGAACAGCGGCCCCTTCTCCGTTGGACCATTAAGGCCACTAAGACAG ATTGTTGGACCAGTGAACAGCAGCTACAATTTCTTCACTGAAGCAGAGCTGGAAGACCTGTGCAAATCCTGTGGCCTGGTTAACTACAGCAGCAAGGTGCAGAGGTCGTTCATCATGTTCTCTGGGCAAAAGCCTTAG